One Formosa agariphila KMM 3901 genomic window, ATCGTCTCTTAACTCTCCGCTATAAATTTTCTTATCTTCTTCACCTTCTACTTTAAGCATTCCTAAAGCACCTTTGTTAAAGGCTCTAAAAATAGAGTGGTCTACCATAATAAACGTTCCAGGCACATCTACTTTAAACTCAACTATTGAAGCTCCACCAGCAGGAATTAATGTAGTTTGTACATTATCGTTAACTAAATCCCCACCTTCTACATGCACTTTATCAAAAATTTCTCCGATTACATGAAAAGAAGACACTAAATTTGGCCCGCCATTTCCAACAAATAATCTTACTGTTTCTCCTACATTTGCAGTAATAGCATTATCGCCTGTTAATGCGCCTACTTTACCATTAAAAACAACATAATCTGGTTTTTCATCAATTGCTTTTTGCATATCGAAAGATTGTAAACCACGATCACCATGCGCTCCTTTGGTATAGAAGTCACCTTGCATAATGTAGTATTCTTTATCTACTGGAGGTAATCCGCCTTCTGGCTCAACTAATATAAGTCCGTACATTCCGTTTGCAATATGCATTCCAACAGGAGCCGTTGCACAATGGTAAACATATAAACCTGGGTTTAACACCTTAAACGAAAACACTTTTTCGTGTCCTGGAGCGACAAAAGAAGATTCTGCACCTCCACCTGGACCGTTTACAGCATGTAAATCGATATTGTGTGGTAATTTGTTATCTGGATGATTCTTTAAATGAAATTCAACTTCGTCTCCTACGCGCGTTCTTATAAAACTACCTGGCACAGAACCTCCAAAAGTCCAATACACATAACTGACACCGTTAAGCATTTC contains:
- the nirK gene encoding copper-containing nitrite reductase, coding for MNTKLNFLNVRSYWRQSIIALACITIVSCANKEDKTEKVNTADIEVSQVMQAELTAPPHVPTPVGRRQAKKLIVDMEILEEEGEMLNGVSYVYWTFGGSVPGSFIRTRVGDEVEFHLKNHPDNKLPHNIDLHAVNGPGGGAESSFVAPGHEKVFSFKVLNPGLYVYHCATAPVGMHIANGMYGLILVEPEGGLPPVDKEYYIMQGDFYTKGAHGDRGLQSFDMQKAIDEKPDYVVFNGKVGALTGDNAITANVGETVRLFVGNGGPNLVSSFHVIGEIFDKVHVEGGDLVNDNVQTTLIPAGGASIVEFKVDVPGTFIMVDHSIFRAFNKGALGMLKVEGEEDKKIYSGELRDDIYLPEGGGIQAMPESDEVAAKDIPAQSLEEQLKFGKQAYQQTCFACHQAEGQGIPGAFPPLANSDYLNADVDRAIGVVLHGLTGEITVNGEKYNSVMTRQSLSPDEIANVLTYVYHSWGNSKKVITPEMVNKVRNQK